The following coding sequences are from one bacterium SCSIO 12741 window:
- a CDS encoding response regulator transcription factor codes for MYSLALIDDEPRVRSLLRSLIEEHYPWITIVGEAQSVESGLQLIRSEVPDILLLDVEMQDGSGFDLINRLDRGETQVIFVTAFDHYAIKAIRSRALDYLEKPVNPMELGDALLRARSELQKTKPFKDNEPSKNRLSIPTGSGMRLIDFEDISYIQADGSYSEIYLVGESKPIVVSRKLKALQQTLTPLGFIRPNHSNLVNLQEVKEVHKTDGGFLTLRNGKEILLTKSYKDASLSALKNFAHRLG; via the coding sequence ATGTATAGCTTAGCCCTTATAGACGACGAACCCCGAGTAAGATCCCTCTTGCGATCTTTGATAGAAGAACACTATCCCTGGATAACCATTGTTGGCGAAGCCCAATCGGTTGAATCGGGTTTGCAGTTGATTCGTTCTGAAGTTCCAGATATTCTCCTGCTAGATGTAGAGATGCAAGACGGCTCTGGATTTGATTTGATCAATCGACTTGATCGGGGTGAAACCCAAGTTATTTTTGTTACCGCATTTGATCACTATGCCATTAAAGCCATTCGAAGCAGAGCCTTGGATTACCTTGAAAAACCGGTTAATCCCATGGAATTGGGAGATGCGCTGCTCAGAGCCCGAAGCGAACTCCAAAAGACCAAGCCATTCAAGGATAATGAACCGTCAAAAAATCGATTATCCATACCAACGGGATCCGGAATGCGTCTGATCGACTTTGAAGACATCTCCTATATCCAAGCAGACGGGTCTTATTCTGAAATCTACCTCGTTGGTGAATCTAAGCCCATTGTGGTTTCCCGAAAGCTCAAGGCCTTGCAGCAAACCTTAACCCCGCTTGGTTTTATTCGCCCCAACCACTCCAATCTGGTAAACTTGCAAGAAGTGAAGGAAGTGCACAAAACGGATGGTGGATTTTTGACGCTCAGGAATGGCAAAGAAATTCTACTTACCAAGAGCTATAAAGATGCTTCTCTGAGTGCTCTAAAAAACTTTGCACATAGACTGGGTTAA
- a CDS encoding hotdog fold thioesterase: MSIWTGNPTLESIKTMSQGTMLDHIGIEITELGDDYLIGKMPVDHRTVQPARILHGGASVTLAESLGSIGAYLSVDRDKFYTVGLEINANHVRPGTSGFVYGKATPIHQGRTTQIWEIRITNEEGKLVCISRITMAVVKKEHVEKRS; this comes from the coding sequence ATGAGCATTTGGACCGGAAATCCCACTTTGGAAAGTATCAAGACCATGAGCCAAGGCACTATGCTGGACCATATTGGCATTGAGATTACCGAATTGGGTGATGACTACCTGATTGGCAAAATGCCTGTGGATCACCGTACCGTGCAGCCCGCTCGAATTCTTCACGGTGGAGCATCAGTAACCCTGGCCGAATCCCTTGGAAGCATTGGTGCATACTTGAGCGTAGATCGCGATAAATTCTATACAGTAGGCTTGGAAATTAATGCCAATCATGTACGTCCTGGAACGTCAGGCTTTGTTTATGGAAAAGCCACTCCTATTCACCAAGGTCGTACCACACAGATTTGGGAAATACGCATCACCAATGAAGAGGGGAAACTGGTTTGTATTTCAAGAATTACAATGGCCGTGGTAAAGAAAGAACACGTGGAAAAAAGGTCCTAA
- a CDS encoding ORF6N domain-containing protein: MNQPIPSEEILNKIHEFRSQKVMLDFDLAGLYAVPTKRINEQVKRNPNRFPEDFMFQLNENEWENLKSQNATPSWGGRRTLPYAFTEHGVLMLSSVLKSDRAVEVNIHIMRVYTQMRKMLFEHQELWNRIGNLEEQVGNQGESMEMVLAYLQRFIQEETKPRKSIGFKRKDQKE; this comes from the coding sequence ATGAATCAACCTATTCCTTCGGAAGAAATTTTGAATAAAATCCACGAATTCCGCAGTCAGAAAGTGATGTTAGATTTTGATTTGGCTGGACTTTATGCGGTTCCTACCAAGAGAATCAACGAACAGGTCAAACGGAATCCCAATCGGTTTCCCGAAGATTTTATGTTTCAGTTAAACGAAAATGAGTGGGAAAACTTGAAGTCGCAAAATGCGACCCCAAGTTGGGGAGGCAGGCGCACCTTACCTTACGCTTTTACCGAACATGGAGTTTTGATGCTTTCAAGTGTTTTAAAAAGTGATCGAGCGGTAGAAGTCAATATCCATATCATGAGGGTGTATACCCAAATGCGAAAAATGCTGTTTGAGCACCAAGAGCTCTGGAATCGGATTGGCAACTTGGAGGAGCAGGTCGGAAATCAAGGAGAAAGTATGGAAATGGTTTTGGCCTACTTACAGCGCTTTATTCAGGAAGAAACAAAACCTCGAAAGTCTATTGGTTTTAAACGCAAGGATCAGAAAGAATAG
- the yidC gene encoding membrane protein insertase YidC, whose protein sequence is MAQKMDKNSLIGFLLIGVILVGWTWWNTPSAEERIAAQRAHDSIAQIEKEQAEAQARMDSIAMAERNDAPVMAMSDSAQGVADSLKNAEQLQKFGRFSNASTGAVDYYTLENEKVEMKISNLGGRPVSIRLKEYMKYDSSSSIYLLDQDSSRFYLQFKSQNRVLKTEDFFFKGEVADVKVDGDQTGKLSLKLYSNNPSQYIEYVYTLEGNSYDAGFQVNFVGLDDLVMDNQDRVALYWQIKTPAHEKGFSNENNRTSLFYKPVDDGKDYINERSPGREDLEDNLDWIAYKQQFFSLALIGNQPFLGNGNYLETKEATAESGYIKDMIVSVDMPIDRSNNSAGYKMYLGPNQYYELRQRDLDGILDLGWGLFRWVSQWFIIPIFTMLTKLDISYGIIILLLTLMIKLILSPLTYKSYLSGAKMRVLKPEIEEINQKFKDADPMKKQQEVMGLYRKAGVNPMAGCFPMLLQMPILYALFMLFPSSIELRGEPFLWATDLSTYDAIFTWDAEIPLVSRFYGNHVSLFTVLMAFSLFFYTRSNMSSGLWVQVVKCRLSR, encoded by the coding sequence ATGGCGCAGAAGATGGATAAAAACAGCCTGATAGGCTTTTTGCTTATCGGGGTAATTTTAGTGGGCTGGACTTGGTGGAATACGCCATCTGCTGAGGAAAGAATTGCGGCACAACGCGCCCACGACAGCATTGCTCAAATCGAAAAAGAGCAAGCCGAAGCTCAAGCACGTATGGATTCAATTGCCATGGCTGAGCGTAACGATGCTCCAGTAATGGCAATGAGCGATTCCGCTCAAGGCGTGGCTGACTCGTTGAAAAATGCAGAACAGCTTCAGAAATTTGGTCGCTTTTCCAATGCTTCTACCGGAGCGGTAGATTATTATACCCTGGAAAACGAAAAGGTAGAGATGAAAATCTCCAACTTGGGTGGTCGCCCAGTTTCGATTCGTTTGAAAGAGTACATGAAGTACGACTCATCTTCCTCCATTTACTTATTGGATCAAGATTCGTCTCGCTTCTACCTCCAGTTCAAAAGCCAGAATCGGGTATTGAAAACCGAAGACTTCTTCTTTAAAGGAGAGGTGGCCGATGTAAAAGTGGATGGTGATCAAACCGGAAAGCTTTCACTTAAACTCTATTCCAACAATCCTTCTCAGTACATTGAGTATGTCTATACGCTGGAAGGTAACAGCTACGATGCTGGATTTCAGGTAAACTTTGTTGGATTGGATGACTTGGTGATGGACAACCAAGATCGTGTGGCTCTTTATTGGCAGATTAAAACACCGGCTCACGAAAAAGGATTTTCCAACGAAAACAACCGTACTTCTTTGTTCTACAAGCCAGTTGATGACGGAAAAGATTACATCAATGAGCGTTCCCCTGGAAGAGAAGATTTAGAAGACAACCTGGATTGGATTGCCTACAAACAGCAGTTCTTCTCCTTGGCCTTGATCGGAAATCAGCCTTTCTTGGGTAACGGAAATTACTTGGAGACCAAAGAAGCGACTGCGGAGAGTGGTTATATCAAAGACATGATCGTAAGCGTAGACATGCCGATCGATCGCAGCAACAACTCTGCGGGATATAAAATGTACCTGGGACCTAACCAATACTACGAATTGCGTCAGCGTGACTTGGATGGTATTCTGGATTTGGGATGGGGGCTTTTCCGTTGGGTGAGCCAGTGGTTTATCATTCCGATATTCACCATGCTTACCAAGCTCGATATCTCCTATGGTATCATCATCCTGTTGCTCACCTTGATGATCAAATTGATTCTCTCTCCGCTTACCTATAAGAGTTACCTCTCTGGAGCTAAAATGCGGGTATTGAAGCCGGAGATCGAAGAGATCAATCAGAAGTTCAAGGATGCAGATCCTATGAAAAAACAGCAAGAGGTGATGGGACTCTACCGTAAGGCTGGAGTAAATCCTATGGCGGGTTGCTTCCCGATGTTGCTTCAAATGCCGATTCTATATGCCCTATTTATGCTCTTCCCCTCCTCTATCGAGTTGCGCGGTGAGCCATTCCTTTGGGCAACAGATTTATCTACCTACGACGCTATTTTTACCTGGGACGCTGAAATTCCATTGGTAAGCCGTTTCTATGGTAACCACGTGAGTTTGTTTACCGTGTTGATGGCCTTCTCGCTATTCTTCTACACTCGAAGCAACATGAGCTCGGGGCTATGGGTGCAGGTGGTGAAATGCAGGCTCAGCAGATGA
- a CDS encoding histidine kinase has protein sequence MFTMPTHGYSFLWNRIRLPLFTCLTILLFLGPNQVSAQALPPSKPNPDSLMQVLDTISNDSLRIENLVLLGHGLINDQPDTALTLLQQAYNQAVESGFIYRRKAEIQLLVASGYTEKNEFDRSSEIIFDALELYKSNQDSIGIGKCLQSLGRSYLEMRDFERGLNYTLRAYEILASKNDTVYLYPCLQNITQLYAHHSMIDSARYYHDKGIEYLDEHPFYLGRSSIHQSLGIGYRYVGAIDSSNLYFQLALKAAKNHPEKRGQILASISINFRVMDQPDSALHYIEQAWAIQERFPDDHWKWNLYSEYINIYEDLGDYKTALEYFKKFDTICSIVYDQERLDLVRDLEIQYEVREQEQQNEILSQKAELRDLQLARRNAWIIVLLLSLALGIWIAYAGVKRIRQRARHREVDLKQKALRSQMNPHFVYNALSSIQHIVYNNDKLFAVTNISIFAKLMRSVLNQSEKETVSVREEMETLDLYLSLEALRFEDRFNYSIAADENVPLDQYTLPPLLLQPLVENAIKHGLLNKIPAGGSVSIRIQVADSNLICHIEDDGVGRQKAHDIRSKQDRDHPSFATQSIKQRIELLNNQNKTKITYQTEDLFENGQPSGTRVTLIFPQDDTDV, from the coding sequence ATGTTTACCATGCCAACTCATGGCTACTCTTTCCTATGGAATAGGATACGCCTGCCCCTTTTTACCTGCCTTACAATACTGCTATTCCTTGGCCCTAATCAGGTTAGTGCCCAAGCCCTTCCTCCGTCAAAACCTAATCCCGATAGTTTGATGCAGGTATTGGATACTATATCCAACGATTCTTTGCGAATTGAAAATTTGGTTCTTTTAGGACATGGGCTAATTAATGACCAACCAGATACGGCCCTCACTTTGCTACAGCAGGCCTACAATCAGGCCGTAGAATCCGGATTCATTTACCGTAGAAAAGCTGAAATACAACTGCTGGTGGCGTCGGGCTACACGGAAAAAAATGAATTTGATCGCTCGTCCGAGATCATCTTCGATGCGCTTGAATTGTATAAATCGAATCAGGACAGTATTGGAATAGGAAAGTGCCTGCAATCGTTGGGAAGAAGTTACCTGGAAATGAGGGATTTTGAACGCGGATTGAATTACACGTTAAGAGCCTACGAAATTTTGGCCAGCAAGAACGATACGGTTTACCTCTACCCCTGCTTGCAAAACATTACCCAGCTCTACGCTCATCATAGTATGATCGATTCGGCGAGATACTATCATGATAAAGGCATTGAATATCTGGACGAGCACCCCTTCTATCTTGGACGTTCGAGTATTCATCAATCCCTTGGGATAGGTTACCGCTATGTTGGAGCCATAGATTCCTCAAATCTCTACTTTCAGCTTGCCTTGAAAGCGGCCAAAAATCACCCAGAGAAAAGGGGACAAATCCTAGCCAGCATTAGCATCAATTTTAGAGTGATGGACCAACCAGATTCTGCCTTACACTACATCGAACAAGCCTGGGCCATTCAAGAAAGATTTCCAGACGATCATTGGAAATGGAATTTATACAGCGAATACATCAACATTTATGAAGACTTAGGCGACTATAAAACCGCATTGGAGTACTTCAAAAAGTTTGATACCATTTGCTCCATTGTTTACGATCAAGAGCGTTTGGATCTGGTGAGGGATTTGGAAATTCAATACGAGGTTCGCGAACAAGAGCAACAAAATGAAATACTCTCCCAAAAGGCAGAGCTAAGGGACTTACAATTGGCTCGTAGAAATGCCTGGATTATTGTTTTATTGCTCTCCTTGGCACTTGGAATTTGGATTGCCTATGCCGGAGTGAAACGTATTAGGCAACGGGCCCGACACCGAGAGGTGGATTTGAAACAAAAGGCTCTTCGTTCTCAAATGAATCCGCACTTTGTGTACAACGCCCTCAGCTCGATACAGCATATCGTGTACAACAATGACAAACTGTTTGCAGTAACCAACATATCCATTTTTGCCAAACTCATGCGATCGGTACTCAATCAATCGGAGAAAGAAACGGTGAGCGTTCGGGAAGAAATGGAGACCTTAGATCTCTACCTTTCGCTCGAAGCCTTGAGGTTTGAAGATCGCTTTAACTATTCGATAGCGGCCGATGAAAACGTACCCCTTGATCAATACACGCTCCCTCCCCTTCTACTTCAGCCCTTGGTCGAAAATGCCATCAAACACGGATTATTAAACAAAATACCTGCCGGTGGTTCAGTCTCTATTCGCATTCAGGTAGCTGATTCCAATTTGATCTGCCACATTGAAGACGATGGTGTGGGGAGGCAAAAAGCCCATGACATTCGCTCAAAACAAGATCGGGATCATCCATCCTTTGCCACCCAATCCATTAAACAACGCATTGAATTGCTAAACAATCAGAATAAGACCAAAATCACCTACCAAACGGAAGACCTTTTTGAAAATGGACAACCCAGTGGAACCCGTGTAACCTTAATTTTTCCTCAAGACGATACCGATGTATAG
- a CDS encoding leucine-rich repeat domain-containing protein, with amino-acid sequence MRFLRFLFLLVFVWPIVLMGQGKFDLQRLNHPSSYGKELQSMLPTIEVYEFDTSAKKQALIPNGLRSSKYLKEENWLGIKGEVDAVRVDLVFSKYPIRNGKYTMQYGLLCNRIKRLLQIDPELNDPEIEWRLVLQTHCENDDQVDQLYHGAVIHYHPELIDDDASIEEVQTGTSIEPEISEVPFQEQDDSKQLFDLVDEAENSEELPEEVKKELRGKSPKEKQEVLESYLESVQNQIPEEPRSTLSPNRVKQYKKDIKNFQLVFGGNIDPTVSSVLDRNKQWKDVLVVADWTGSMYGYGAQVLEWHLDHLDESGVENLVLFNDGDKKQTGDKEMGSTGGIYSEKADNVKRLFNLYKLVMAKGSGGDIPENDIEALLTGINRFPESGDVVLIADNYACVRDLKLLPRIDRPVHVILCGYNPMVGVNPQYMEIAFRTGGSIHTLEKDIYDVQVELTTEGDLVGYNDPRIAVTDSYCDNSGAPRPKRRRSSTLQKTYTSLEEAKASGNKYIVHLELKEKNYTKIPGQVFKYSRLNTLDLGKNELTSLPGSMKKFTFIRTLKLNNNHLTEIPEKALVNWKYLVHFDLSNNEITQLPDALGQKQFLQYLNLSSNQIQELPESLNMRKLQYCYLAYNDLQNLPKMNRLRRLIELDLSHNQLKELTPTIKSLRKLQVLDLSNNEITQIPDEIKYLTRLKVLNLKGNPLSLEEVEKVKQLLPNTQVRFDA; translated from the coding sequence ATGAGATTTTTACGATTCCTATTTCTTCTCGTATTCGTTTGGCCTATCGTATTGATGGGGCAAGGAAAGTTTGATCTCCAGCGATTAAACCATCCCTCTTCCTATGGAAAGGAGCTTCAAAGCATGCTTCCCACCATTGAGGTCTACGAATTTGATACAAGTGCCAAAAAACAAGCTCTCATTCCAAATGGACTTCGCAGTTCGAAATACCTCAAAGAGGAAAATTGGTTAGGCATTAAGGGTGAAGTAGACGCGGTTCGAGTGGATCTGGTGTTTTCCAAATACCCTATTCGAAATGGCAAATACACCATGCAATATGGGCTGCTCTGCAACCGAATCAAAAGACTACTCCAAATTGATCCTGAACTGAATGATCCTGAAATAGAATGGCGATTGGTACTGCAAACCCATTGCGAGAATGACGATCAAGTGGATCAATTGTACCATGGTGCGGTTATACATTACCATCCGGAACTGATAGATGACGATGCATCCATCGAAGAAGTCCAAACAGGCACCAGCATTGAGCCAGAAATCTCTGAAGTACCCTTTCAGGAACAGGATGACAGCAAACAACTTTTTGACCTGGTAGATGAGGCTGAAAACAGCGAGGAACTTCCTGAAGAGGTCAAAAAAGAATTGCGCGGAAAAAGCCCTAAAGAGAAACAAGAAGTTTTAGAAAGTTACCTGGAATCTGTGCAAAATCAAATTCCAGAAGAACCCAGATCGACCTTGAGCCCGAATCGGGTAAAGCAATACAAAAAAGACATTAAGAACTTTCAATTGGTCTTTGGAGGTAACATCGATCCCACAGTTTCCTCTGTGCTCGATCGCAACAAACAATGGAAGGACGTATTGGTAGTAGCCGATTGGACAGGAAGTATGTACGGCTATGGGGCTCAGGTATTGGAGTGGCATTTGGATCACTTGGACGAATCGGGGGTGGAAAACCTGGTACTGTTCAACGACGGTGATAAGAAGCAAACAGGCGATAAGGAAATGGGCTCTACCGGAGGGATTTATTCGGAAAAAGCGGATAACGTAAAACGCTTGTTTAACCTGTACAAATTGGTGATGGCCAAAGGCAGCGGCGGTGATATTCCAGAAAACGATATTGAGGCTTTGCTCACTGGAATCAATCGCTTTCCTGAATCGGGCGACGTCGTTCTAATCGCCGATAACTATGCCTGTGTCCGCGATTTGAAATTGCTTCCAAGAATCGACCGCCCGGTTCATGTGATTCTGTGTGGTTACAATCCTATGGTGGGCGTGAATCCCCAGTACATGGAAATTGCTTTTCGCACGGGTGGAAGCATTCATACGCTGGAAAAAGACATCTACGACGTTCAAGTGGAGCTCACTACCGAAGGTGATTTGGTCGGCTACAATGATCCACGAATAGCTGTTACCGATTCCTATTGCGACAATTCTGGAGCACCACGCCCTAAACGAAGAAGATCGAGCACACTTCAAAAAACCTATACCAGCCTGGAAGAGGCCAAAGCAAGTGGTAACAAATACATCGTTCATTTAGAATTAAAGGAAAAGAACTATACCAAAATTCCTGGACAGGTTTTTAAATATAGCCGATTGAACACCTTGGACTTAGGAAAAAATGAGCTTACCTCGTTGCCGGGAAGTATGAAGAAATTCACCTTTATCAGGACACTAAAACTCAATAACAATCACTTAACTGAAATTCCGGAAAAGGCCCTCGTAAATTGGAAGTACCTGGTCCATTTTGACCTAAGCAACAATGAGATCACCCAACTGCCTGATGCACTTGGTCAGAAGCAATTTCTGCAATACCTAAACCTATCGTCCAACCAAATTCAGGAGTTGCCCGAATCCTTGAACATGCGCAAACTTCAGTATTGCTACCTGGCCTACAACGACCTACAAAACCTCCCCAAGATGAACCGGTTGCGACGATTGATCGAACTGGACTTAAGTCATAACCAATTGAAGGAATTGACTCCTACCATCAAAAGTCTAAGAAAGCTTCAGGTGCTTGATTTGAGTAACAATGAGATTACCCAAATACCGGATGAAATAAAGTACCTGACCCGACTCAAAGTACTCAACCTAAAAGGAAATCCCCTCTCTTTGGAAGAAGTAGAAAAGGTAAAACAATTACTACCCAATACCCAAGTGAGATTTGACGCCTAA
- a CDS encoding CTP synthase, whose product MADNCKYIFVTGGVTSSLGKGIISASLAKLLQARGYSVTIQKLDPYINVDPGTLNPYEHGECYVTEDGAETDLDLGHYERFLNAATSQSNNVTTGRIYQRVIQRERRGDYLGKTVQVIPHITDEIQESIRTLGRTGKFDFVITEIGGTVGDIESLPYVEAVRQLKLELGHRALVIHLTLIPFLEASGELKTKPTQHSVKTLQSQGVQPEIIVARTSHELGEGIKNKIAQFCNVTRNAVVQSIDASTIYEVPLLMKEEQLDEVVLAKFQIEDAPEPNLDKWITFLNRIKYPKSKVTVGLIGKYVELKDSYKSILEGFIHAGSQNECKVKVELIHSESINDRTAKEQLKHLDGILVAPGFGERGIEGKISTVKFARENNIPFFGICLGMQCAVIEYARNVLGHEEANTTEINENTPDPVIYLMEEQRDVEDKGGTMRLGSYACELIEDTIAFNVYQEKEINERHRHRYEFNNKYMEEFEKSGMIASGKNPEKGLVEIVEIPEHPWFIGTQFHPEYRSTVVNPHPLFVSFIGAALKHHNLKN is encoded by the coding sequence ATGGCTGATAATTGCAAATATATTTTCGTTACGGGTGGAGTAACTTCTTCTCTTGGAAAAGGAATCATCTCAGCTTCTCTGGCCAAGTTACTTCAGGCCCGAGGATACTCCGTAACCATTCAAAAACTCGATCCCTACATCAATGTAGACCCTGGTACACTAAACCCGTATGAACACGGTGAGTGTTATGTGACCGAAGATGGGGCTGAAACGGATCTGGACTTAGGACACTACGAACGCTTCTTGAACGCAGCAACGTCTCAGTCCAACAACGTGACAACTGGACGCATTTATCAGCGTGTTATTCAACGTGAGCGTCGCGGAGACTACCTGGGAAAAACGGTTCAGGTTATTCCTCACATCACCGATGAAATTCAAGAATCTATTCGTACCCTTGGACGTACTGGCAAGTTTGACTTTGTCATTACTGAAATTGGTGGAACGGTAGGTGATATCGAATCTCTCCCCTATGTGGAAGCCGTTCGTCAGTTGAAATTGGAATTAGGTCACCGTGCCTTGGTTATTCACCTGACTTTGATTCCATTTTTGGAAGCATCTGGTGAGCTTAAAACCAAGCCGACTCAGCACTCGGTTAAAACCTTGCAAAGCCAGGGAGTTCAACCTGAAATTATTGTAGCCCGTACGTCTCATGAATTGGGCGAAGGCATCAAGAATAAAATTGCTCAGTTCTGTAATGTAACTCGCAATGCGGTGGTACAGTCGATTGACGCCTCTACTATTTATGAGGTTCCCCTCTTGATGAAGGAAGAGCAATTGGATGAAGTGGTTCTGGCTAAATTCCAGATTGAAGATGCTCCTGAGCCGAATTTGGACAAATGGATCACCTTCCTAAACCGAATCAAGTATCCAAAAAGTAAGGTTACTGTAGGATTGATTGGAAAGTATGTTGAGCTTAAAGATTCCTACAAATCTATCCTCGAAGGATTTATTCATGCCGGTTCGCAAAATGAGTGCAAGGTAAAAGTTGAACTCATTCATTCTGAAAGCATTAACGATCGAACCGCTAAGGAACAGTTGAAGCATTTGGACGGTATTCTGGTAGCTCCAGGATTTGGTGAACGAGGAATTGAAGGAAAGATATCGACCGTAAAATTTGCCCGTGAAAACAACATTCCGTTTTTCGGAATTTGCCTCGGAATGCAATGTGCGGTAATCGAATACGCCCGTAATGTGTTGGGCCATGAAGAGGCTAATACAACGGAGATTAACGAAAACACTCCCGATCCGGTTATCTACCTGATGGAGGAGCAACGAGACGTTGAAGATAAAGGTGGTACCATGCGATTGGGTTCCTATGCCTGCGAACTCATTGAGGATACTATCGCCTTTAACGTATATCAGGAAAAAGAAATTAACGAAAGGCACCGCCACCGCTACGAATTCAACAACAAGTACATGGAAGAATTCGAAAAAAGCGGCATGATTGCCAGTGGTAAAAATCCGGAAAAAGGATTGGTAGAAATTGTTGAAATTCCAGAACACCCTTGGTTCATCGGAACTCAGTTTCACCCTGAATACCGCAGTACTGTGGTGAACCCACATCCCCTCTTTGTATCCTTCATTGGGGCGGCATTGAAACACCACAATTTGAAAAACTAA